Proteins found in one Alteromonas macleodii genomic segment:
- a CDS encoding type II secretion system protein, producing the protein MKKNGFTLVELIITILVIGVLAVTAAPRFLGSDTEEAIALRDRTLQLVRNMQLRAMQNVQDSSCVKITSTVIAPPAGHDCANALSTAFDADQVVNASNTDFTFQTADENGDSFSQIQFDGFGRPNNIACSTNCKIQISTFTMCLQSEGAIYAC; encoded by the coding sequence GTGAAGAAAAACGGTTTTACACTAGTAGAACTTATTATAACCATATTGGTTATTGGGGTGCTGGCGGTCACCGCCGCACCTCGCTTTCTTGGTAGCGACACTGAAGAAGCTATTGCGCTTCGCGACAGAACTCTTCAACTAGTGCGCAATATGCAACTTCGCGCCATGCAAAACGTACAAGACAGCAGCTGCGTGAAAATAACGAGTACAGTTATTGCTCCCCCCGCTGGACACGACTGCGCAAATGCTCTTTCCACTGCTTTTGATGCCGATCAGGTTGTCAACGCATCTAATACTGATTTTACTTTTCAAACTGCAGATGAAAACGGCGATAGTTTTTCCCAAATTCAGTTTGACGGGTTTGGCCGACCAAACAATATTGCCTGCTCAACTAACTGCAAAATTCAAATAAGTACCTTTACCATGTGTTTGCAAAGTGAAGGGGCCATTTATGCGTGCTAG
- a CDS encoding type II secretion system protein: protein MQKVSTQQGFTLIELIIVIVLLGILAVTAAPKFLNLQDDARDSVLEGIAGSLESASSVVYGKALINDVAASSDGSDSVNIGNSTTVSVVYGYPDAGTAANFTNILDADINAVDGDGNLVGDYATAAVGDDTILIYYTGAYDGAPASPAATSACSVAYTNSTAEGERPTITVNTCVE from the coding sequence ATGCAAAAAGTATCAACACAACAGGGTTTTACCCTAATCGAGTTAATCATTGTTATCGTATTGCTGGGTATTCTAGCGGTAACCGCAGCACCTAAGTTTTTGAACCTTCAAGACGATGCACGTGATTCTGTATTGGAAGGTATTGCTGGTTCTCTAGAATCTGCTTCATCTGTTGTTTATGGTAAAGCTCTCATCAATGATGTAGCCGCTTCAAGTGATGGTTCGGATTCAGTCAATATTGGAAATTCTACTACTGTATCTGTGGTGTACGGATATCCAGATGCTGGAACTGCTGCAAATTTCACTAATATCCTTGATGCTGACATTAATGCAGTGGATGGTGATGGCAACTTAGTGGGAGATTACGCTACTGCAGCAGTGGGTGATGATACTATTCTTATATACTATACGGGTGCATACGATGGAGCACCCGCGTCTCCAGCTGCTACTAGTGCTTGTTCTGTTGCTTACACAAATTCAACAGCTGAAGGCGAGCGCCCTACAATTACTGTAAACACGTGTGTAGAGTAA
- a CDS encoding PulJ/GspJ family protein, with the protein MPRSKAQRQRGFTLIELILVITILGVISVSVAQVISLSAQIYITGAERTRLVSDARFIILRLEKELRNIVPNSVSFDASLGCLTYYPIVMSGTYTADPFDDDLHSVVFKMKAPASGDKLVIYPTSPQSVIDNSVDYNGYNAATDNEGNVLDHQYIIELGAVNTQSSPGKRFFVFNINPVSVCKETTAQGEALVRRDGVSTGIIATNVSSWSADVITVSLRQNALVKLDLTLIGNDDESLAFSHEVHFPNVP; encoded by the coding sequence ATGCCCCGATCAAAAGCACAGCGCCAGCGCGGTTTTACACTTATAGAGCTTATTCTAGTGATCACTATTTTAGGTGTAATTAGTGTTTCTGTTGCGCAGGTGATTTCACTAAGTGCGCAAATTTATATAACAGGTGCAGAGCGTACCCGCCTTGTTTCAGACGCGCGCTTCATTATTTTACGACTGGAAAAAGAACTTCGAAATATTGTGCCTAACTCGGTCTCCTTTGACGCTAGTTTAGGGTGCTTAACCTACTATCCAATCGTTATGAGCGGTACATATACCGCAGACCCTTTTGATGATGACTTACATTCTGTCGTTTTTAAAATGAAAGCCCCCGCATCTGGAGATAAATTAGTTATCTACCCAACGAGTCCGCAAAGTGTGATTGATAACAGCGTAGACTATAATGGATATAACGCCGCCACCGATAACGAAGGAAATGTTTTAGATCACCAATACATAATTGAGTTAGGAGCCGTAAACACTCAATCCTCCCCTGGGAAGCGTTTTTTTGTGTTTAACATAAATCCAGTGTCAGTGTGTAAGGAAACAACGGCGCAGGGTGAGGCTTTGGTCCGCAGAGATGGAGTGAGTACAGGCATTATCGCAACGAATGTAAGTAGTTGGAGTGCAGACGTAATAACGGTAAGTTTGCGTCAAAATGCTTTGGTCAAATTAGACTTGACGCTCATCGGTAATGATGACGAATCGTTAGCTTTCTCGCACGAGGTGCATTTCCCTAATGTTCCCTAA
- a CDS encoding type II secretion system protein, whose protein sequence is MRASTMFPTRKKHSEGFTLLELVIGIVVFTISLTIVLSLIVPQAEQTAEPFRQVKAAKLGQSLMNDILSRSYDENSDRSPPFVTCVDKPDPSNVNDNLCSDVLGPDAGETSEEAYDDVDDYNGYAISNIGGNYNGFAYSVGVTYDSSIDVTIDVTSDPQSDVYCPDPLEPINVCIPPENKQYKRIDIVVTAPDGQIYNFSAYRGSY, encoded by the coding sequence ATGCGTGCTAGCACAATGTTTCCTACGCGTAAAAAACACAGTGAAGGCTTTACTTTATTAGAGCTGGTAATTGGTATTGTTGTATTCACTATCAGCTTAACAATAGTGCTGTCGCTAATTGTGCCGCAAGCTGAACAAACGGCTGAACCATTTCGTCAAGTAAAAGCAGCTAAGTTGGGCCAATCGTTAATGAACGATATTCTAAGCCGCTCCTATGATGAAAACAGCGACCGAAGCCCGCCTTTTGTCACCTGCGTCGATAAACCTGATCCGTCTAATGTCAATGATAACTTGTGTTCCGACGTTCTAGGTCCCGACGCTGGTGAAACCTCTGAAGAAGCTTATGACGATGTAGATGATTATAATGGTTATGCTATTAGCAATATTGGCGGCAATTATAATGGCTTTGCTTACAGTGTCGGTGTTACTTATGACTCGTCGATAGATGTTACCATAGATGTTACTTCTGATCCTCAATCAGATGTATATTGCCCTGACCCATTAGAGCCTATTAATGTCTGCATCCCTCCTGAAAACAAACAATATAAACGTATCGATATCGTAGTCACGGCACCTGACGGACAAATCTATAACTTTAGCGCTTATCGAGGGAGCTATTGA
- a CDS encoding agglutinin biogenesis protein MshP, protein MLSLSRTLSKQRGSTTIVAIIISIVLLGLGIALSNQISSNIRQQSIEYYGARAYLAAQSGVEMMVSRLVELNDPLCPNEYVLPLQSTVSFPNCVISVKCQDALDVIEPDVASEKIDVYEFTATASCSSGQINTSRRVTVEVRQEQ, encoded by the coding sequence ATGTTATCGCTCTCTCGCACTCTATCAAAACAACGTGGCTCTACCACTATTGTGGCAATCATTATTAGCATTGTACTTCTAGGGCTTGGCATTGCGTTGTCTAATCAGATTTCATCAAACATACGTCAGCAATCCATTGAGTATTATGGCGCTCGCGCCTACTTAGCAGCGCAGAGCGGTGTTGAAATGATGGTATCTCGGCTTGTCGAACTAAATGACCCACTGTGTCCAAACGAATATGTGCTTCCGCTGCAAAGTACGGTTTCTTTCCCTAATTGTGTCATCAGCGTTAAATGTCAGGACGCCTTGGACGTAATTGAACCTGATGTCGCCTCTGAAAAGATAGATGTCTACGAGTTCACCGCAACGGCAAGCTGTAGCAGCGGGCAAATCAATACCTCTAGAAGGGTAACTGTAGAAGTACGGCAGGAACAATAA